Below is a genomic region from Gemmobacter sp. 24YEA27.
GGGCGTGATTTTCCAGATCCACCTGATCCGGCGCGGCGCCGAAGACGCCCGGCTGAGCGGCACCCGCTTTACCGCAAACCTTGCGCGGTTGCTGGGCGCTGCGGGCGGGCGTACCGTTCGGGCGCGGGAGGTGATGGATCCCCATGTGCCGACCCGCAGCCCCGGCACGCCGGTCCATGATCTGCTGCCGCTGCTGGCCGAGGGGCCGAATGATGCGGTGCCGGTGCTTGAAGGGGCGCGTATCCTGGGCATCGTCACCCGCACTGATCTGATTGCTGCGCTGGCACATCAGCGCAAGGAAGAGGGCTGAGATTTGCATTTCGATCTGGAAAGTACCGCGGCAGGGATCGCCTATAAGCTGCTCGTCGCCACGGTCATGCCGCGCCCCATCGCCTGGGTGGTGACGAAATCCGCCGCCAGCGTGGTGAATATCGCACCTTTCAGTTTTTTCAACGTGATGGGGGATGAGCCGCCCACCGTGGTGCTGGGGATCAGCCCGGGCCGCGACGGCGGGCTGAAACATTCGGCACAGAACATCCTCGACAGCGGCGAGTTCGTGGTGAACCTGGTGCCTTTCGCGCTGGCCGGGGCAATGAACCTGACCTCGATCGACGCGCCCGAAGGCGTGAGCGAGGCGGAACTGGCCGGGCTGGAGCTGACGCCTTCGGTCAAAATCACGCCGCCCCGGATAAGCGCGAGCCCCGTGGCGCTGGAATGCCGCCTCCTGCAGCGGGTAGAGACCGGGCCCCGGCAGACTCTGATCGTCGGCGAGGTGCTGTCGATCCATATCGAGGACCGTTTCGTGCTGGATGAGGCGCGCGGCCATGTCGACACGCCCGGGCTTGACCTCGTCGGGCGGTCTTTTGGCGCGGATTATGTACGCACGCGCGATGTGTTCCGGCTGGAGCGCCCGTTCTGGCAGGACCGCATTGCCAAAGACCGCGGCTGAGGCACGATTTTCGCTGGCATTTCCTGCCCGCTCAATGCAATAAATTTGTACTAACGTACAGGAGGCCCGTCAATGGACCCGGAACTGCGCAGGTGTTTTGTCGAAGGCATGAGCCGGGCTGCGACCTTTGTCGCCGTCGCCACCACGGAT
It encodes:
- a CDS encoding flavin reductase family protein, coding for MHFDLESTAAGIAYKLLVATVMPRPIAWVVTKSAASVVNIAPFSFFNVMGDEPPTVVLGISPGRDGGLKHSAQNILDSGEFVVNLVPFALAGAMNLTSIDAPEGVSEAELAGLELTPSVKITPPRISASPVALECRLLQRVETGPRQTLIVGEVLSIHIEDRFVLDEARGHVDTPGLDLVGRSFGADYVRTRDVFRLERPFWQDRIAKDRG